The Desulfovibrio sp. JC022 nucleotide sequence ATGGCTAAAGAGTCAGTGAAGGGCCGTTTCGGTCGTGATGATGTGGGTATCTCCTACACCGAATTCAGTTACATGATCCTTCAGGGCTACGACTTCTACCATCTTTTTCAGGAGAAGGGCTGCCAGCTCCAGATCGGCGGCGGCGACCAGTGGGGCAACATCACCGCAGGTTGCGAACTGATCCGTCGTAAGGCACAGGGTGAAGGGTACGCGGTAACCTTTCCGCTGATCACCACTGCATCCGGTCAGAAGTTCGGTAAGAGTGAAGGTAACGCCGTTTATTTGAATGCTGAAATGACTTCCCCTTACACATTTTATCAGTTCTGGATCAACACCGATGACCGCGATGTGATCAATTTCCTTAAGTATTTCACTTTCCTTACCGAGGAAGAAATTGCGGAAATAGCCAAAGAACACGAAGAAGCTCCGCACATGCGTGCAGCTCACAAGCGTCTTGCCGAAGAGACCACCATTATGATCCACGGTAAGGAAGAGTTGGAAAAAGTTCAGGCCGCAACCGCAGCACTGTTCGGTAAGGGCGACATCAAATCCGTTGATGCCGCAACCCTGCGCGGTGCCATGGAAGCCGCTCCCGGAGTTGAGTACGCTAAAAGCGACCTGCCCGACCTGCCCCAGATTCTGCTGGATCTGGGTATGGTTAAATCCAAAGGTCAGGCCCGTAAGGATATCAAGGGCGGCGGACTTTACATCAACAATGAGCGTGTAGCAGATTTCGATTACGTGCCCGGTGATGGTGATTTCATCGGCGGCGAATGCATGTTGATCCGTAAAGGTAAAAAGAACTACGGTCTTGTTACTTTGAAATAAGTTAGATTGAATATTGATTATTTAGCCCGCTGGAAGATTCTTTCAGCGGGCTTTATTGTGTTTGCGGCTATGTCAATGTATCGTGTGCGAGCAATTAAATAGAGGGTAGTTCATGCGTCTGTTTTTCATCATTATGTCTTTTCTCTTCGGTGCCTTGGCGCCTACTCAGGCCGGGGTGAATCTGAAGTTGCGTGGTTTTGTGGGAGATCCGGTTCTGGCGGCCATTGTATCTTTTACTGTGGGGACGCTGAGCCTGCTGGCTTATGCGTACTTTACCAAAGTTCCCCTTCCCGAAGGTTCTGCTGTGTTTAAAGGCCCATGGTGGATGTGGACCGGCGGTTTTATGGGCGCTTTTTTTGTGGCTGCGGCAATTGTTGTTGCTCCGGTGCTTGGGGCCGGGACCATGATGTGCTGGATGGTTGCCGGGCAGATGGTTGCATCCCTTCTGCTGGACCACTATGGTATCATAGGGTATGCCGTGCGGGAGGCTTCGCCGGGCCGAATTGCCGGGGCATTGCTGGTTATTGTCGGCGCAGTGCTGATTGAGAAATTTTAGGGTGCTAACATTGGGTAAAAGATAAAGGAGTGGGGTTTTGAAGGATATTCTTTGCAAATACTTGAAGAAGTTGTGGGAAAATACAATTCTGGTCTGCCGGATGATCAAGATTGAGCATTCCATTTTTGCTCTGCCGTTTGCATATATGGGCTATTTTCTTGCCACTGGAGCATGGGCCGGAATCAAACCCTTTGCCCTGCTGACTGTCGCAATGGTGGCAGTGCGCTCTTTTGCCATGGCGGTGAACAGACTCTTTGATATTAATATCGACAGCGAAAACCCGCGAACCCGGACCCGCCCGCTTGTTACCGGGGAGTTGACTCCATTTTTTACTTTTTGTTTTATAGTAGTTTGTGCGGTTGTCTTTGTTTTCGCCTGTAAGGGGATGAATGAACTTTGCTACAAGCTTTCATATTTCGCACTGGGGTGGTCCGCTTTTTATTCCCTGACCAAACGGTTCACCATGCTTTGCCACTTTGTGCTCGGCTCGGTTCTTGGTCTTGCCCCGGTGGCAGGCTGGCTTTGTGTTGATCCTAATTTTTCCCTGCCCGCGATTCTGTTCTTCTTCGGTGTGATGTTCTGGGTGGCTGGATTCGATATCCTCTACGCTACGCAGGATCGAAAGTTTGACCGCAACCGGGGACTTAATTCTGTTCCGGCCAATCTTGGCATTCATAAAGCTCTGACCATTTCCACTTTCAGTCATGTGAATACGGTTATCTTTTTCGCACTGGCGGGGCTTGCTGCCGGACTGGGCTGGATTTACTTTTCAACCCTCGCTGTTGTGGGCGGAATCCTTCTTTTTGAGCATCAGGTTATTTCTGCCGATGATATGAGCCGGGTAAATATGGCTTTTTTTGCCATGAACGGGGTTATATCCGTGTTGCTGTTTCTTGGTACCCTTGCGGATATAATGATTTAGAATCATGAACTGGTGTGTTGGTTTGATTGTAAGTAAAAAATAAATACTCGGGTCTTAAGAATATATTGCGGGAGTTTGGAGTTATTCCAGACTCCCGTTCTTGTTTTTGATTATTTGGGCATCTAGACAAGTTCTTATAAACATCTTAGTAGTGTCCTTGCGAGGTTTTAAGAAGGTTCGGCTTTGAAGGCTTGAAATATGGCCCAGCTGTTATCAATTGTCCCGGTTAGAATTCGTTGGGGAATGAATTAAAGATTGTCCCTAGGGCAGTACGATCGTGGGAGAGGATGACGCTGGAGTTTTTTGGATACTTTGGAAGAGGTGTCTACAAGCTGTTCAGGGAGAGCTGACATGGATAATGGAAATGGAAAATTTCTGCGTGTTCTTGCGGGAATTTATTTTGGGGTGTTTGTTGTCGCTGCGATTCTATGCGGCGTAATCTTGACTGTTTACAGTAATGAGCCTTGGGCTTTAACCGGACTGGCTTCCGGGTTAATAGCTATTCTGGCTTTGCTGGGAATCGGATTTTTTACCATTCTTAAAACGCAGGTCGTCCGGCCTGTGCAATGTATCACTAATTTTGCTGACCTTGTGATCAAAGGCGAATACTCGGATGCTGATAAATGTACCAGCCCCGGTCTCGAT carries:
- the tyrS gene encoding tyrosine--tRNA ligase, with translation MNIYDELKWRGLINQVSDEEKVREYLDSSGQYMYCGFDPTADSLHIGNLVPLLCLVRMKRAGHNPLFLLGGATGRVGDPSGKDKEREFSSIEKIESQAANIKNQIEAFVERNTGEKADVVNNYDWMKEISFLDMLRDVGKHFTINWMMAKESVKGRFGRDDVGISYTEFSYMILQGYDFYHLFQEKGCQLQIGGGDQWGNITAGCELIRRKAQGEGYAVTFPLITTASGQKFGKSEGNAVYLNAEMTSPYTFYQFWINTDDRDVINFLKYFTFLTEEEIAEIAKEHEEAPHMRAAHKRLAEETTIMIHGKEELEKVQAATAALFGKGDIKSVDAATLRGAMEAAPGVEYAKSDLPDLPQILLDLGMVKSKGQARKDIKGGGLYINNERVADFDYVPGDGDFIGGECMLIRKGKKNYGLVTLK
- a CDS encoding DMT family transporter, producing MRLFFIIMSFLFGALAPTQAGVNLKLRGFVGDPVLAAIVSFTVGTLSLLAYAYFTKVPLPEGSAVFKGPWWMWTGGFMGAFFVAAAIVVAPVLGAGTMMCWMVAGQMVASLLLDHYGIIGYAVREASPGRIAGALLVIVGAVLIEKF
- a CDS encoding 4-hydroxybenzoate octaprenyltransferase — translated: MKDILCKYLKKLWENTILVCRMIKIEHSIFALPFAYMGYFLATGAWAGIKPFALLTVAMVAVRSFAMAVNRLFDINIDSENPRTRTRPLVTGELTPFFTFCFIVVCAVVFVFACKGMNELCYKLSYFALGWSAFYSLTKRFTMLCHFVLGSVLGLAPVAGWLCVDPNFSLPAILFFFGVMFWVAGFDILYATQDRKFDRNRGLNSVPANLGIHKALTISTFSHVNTVIFFALAGLAAGLGWIYFSTLAVVGGILLFEHQVISADDMSRVNMAFFAMNGVISVLLFLGTLADIMI